A genomic region of Arvicola amphibius chromosome X, mArvAmp1.2, whole genome shotgun sequence contains the following coding sequences:
- the Mid1ip1 gene encoding mid1-interacting protein 1 has protein sequence MMQICDTYNQKHSLFNAMNRFIGAVNNMDQTVMVPSLLRDVPLSEPELDNEVGVEVGGSGGCLEERTTPAPSPGSANGSFFAPSRDMYSHYVLLKSIRNDIEWGVLHQPSSPPAGSEESTWKSKDILVGLSHLESADAGEEDLEQQFHYHLRGLHTVLSKLTRKANILTNRYKQEIGFSNWGQ, from the coding sequence ATGATGCAAATCTGCGACACTTATAACCAGAAGCACTCGCTCTTTAACGCCATGAATCGCTTCATTGGCGCGGTGAACAACATGGACCAGACCGTGATGGTGCCCAGTCTGCTGCGCGACGTGCCCCTCTCTGAGCCGGAGCTAGACAACGAGGTCGGCGTGGAGGTAGGAGGCAGTGGTGGCTGCCTGGAGGAGCGCACGACCCCGGCCCCCAGCCCAGGCAGCGCCAATGGAAGCTTTTTCGCGCCCTCCCGGGACATGTATAGCCACTACGTGCTGCTTAAGTCCATCCGCAACGACATCGAGTGGGGAGTCCTGCACCAGCCGTCGTCCCCGCCGGCCGGGAGCGAGGAGAGCACCTGGAAGTCCAAGGACATCCTGGTGGGCCTGAGCCACCTGGAGAGCGCAGATGCCGGCGAGGAAGATCTGGAGCAGCAGTTCCACTACCACCTGCGCGGGCTGCACACCGTGCTCTCCAAACTCACCCGCAAAGCCAACATCCTCACCAACAGATACAAGCAGGAGATCGGCTTCAGTAATTGGGGCCAGTGA